The Benincasa hispida cultivar B227 chromosome 11, ASM972705v1, whole genome shotgun sequence genome has a segment encoding these proteins:
- the LOC120089881 gene encoding probable xyloglucan endotransglucosylase/hydrolase protein B — translation MASNLSLSLFFLLTLAYGALAAVPRKPMDVPFGRNYAPTWAFDHIKYKNGGAEVDLVLDKYTGTGFQSKGSYLFGHFSMSMKLVGGDSAGVVTAFYLSSQNSEHDEIDFEFLGNRSGQPPILQTNVFTGGKGDREQRIYLWFDPSKDFHTYSVLWNLYMIVFFVDDVPIRVFKNCKDIGVKFPFDQPMKIYSSLWNADDWATRGGLEKTDWSKAPFIASYKGFHVDGCESSVQAKFCATQGRRWWDQKEFQDLDGLQYRKLNWVRQKYTIYNYCTDRKRYPTLPPECKRDRDI, via the exons ATGGCCTCCAATCTCTCTCTTTCCCTCTTCTTCCTCCTCACTTTGGCTTATGGAGCTCTGGCCGCCGTCCCAAGGAAGCCCATGGACGTGCCATTCGGCCGTAACTACGCCCCCACTTGGGCTTTTGACCACATCAAGTACAAAAATGGTGGCGCCGAGGTCGACCTTGTTCTCGACAAGTACACCGGCACTGGCTTCCAGTCCAAAGGGTCTTACTTATTTGGCCATTTCAGTATGAGTATGAAGCTCGTCGGAGGCGACTCTGCCGGAGTCGTCACTGCTTTCTAT CTCTCTTCACAGAACTCCGAACACGATGAAATCGACTTCGAGTTTTTGGGGAACAGATCCGGGCAACCCCCTATTCTTCAAACAAACGTTTTCACCGGCGGTAAAGGTGACCGTGAGCAGAGGATTTACCTCTGGTTTGATCCCTCCAAGGATTTCCACACCTACTCCGTCCTCTGGAACTTATACATGATAGT GTTTTTCGTGGACGATGTGCCGATAAGAGTGTTCAAGAACTGTAAAGACATAGGTGTGAAGTTCCCATTCGACCAGCCAATGAAGATATACTCGAGCCTGTGGAACGCAGACGACTGGGCTACAAGAGGAGGATTAGAGAAGACAGACTGGTCAAAGGCCCCATTCATCGCATCATACAAGGGATTCCACGTGGACGGTTGTGAGTCATCGGTCCAAGCCAAATTCTGCGCCACGCAAGGCCGACGCTGGTGGGACCAAAAGGAGTTCCAAGACCTCGATGGCTTGCAATACCGAAAGCTAAACTGGGTTCGCCAAAAATACACCATTTACAATTACTGTACCGATAGGAAGCGCTACCCAACCCTCCCTCCAGAATGCAAGCGCGACAGAGATATTTGA